A single Montipora foliosa isolate CH-2021 chromosome 7, ASM3666993v2, whole genome shotgun sequence DNA region contains:
- the LOC138010868 gene encoding tetratricopeptide repeat protein 28-like: MVDRKLEAVEQRMLELAIAISVEDRYREGSAHFHLGDTYLNLPNYQQAKKHFAQALRIFQETGCRGEEGSAYGNLGVAYRNLGNFKQAIEYLEKHLSIAKEVGDRVGEGSATGNLAIAYGNLGNFKQAIKYYEKHLSIARKIGDRAGEGSATGNMGIAYGNLGNFKQAIEYYEKHLSIAKEVGNRAVEGSAYGKLGNAYLSLGNFKQAIEYHEEHLSIAKEVGDRAGEGSAYGNLGVAYSSLGNFKQAIQYVEKHLCIAKEVGDRVGEGSAYGNLGVAYRNLGNFKQAIEYHEEHLSIAKEIENRAVEGSAYGNLGVAYQNLGNFKQAIEYFEKHLSIAKEIGDRAGEGSAYGNLGIAYDNLGNFKQAIQYIEKHLSIAKEVGDRAREGSAYGNLGNAYISLGNFKQAIEYSEKHLSIAKEVGNRAGEGSAYGNLGIAYRHLGNFKQAIEYIEKHLSIAKEVGDRAGEGSAYGNLGVAYSSLGNFKQAIEYSEKHLSTAKEVGDKGGEGSAYGNLGSAYFSLGNFKLATEYFEKDLSIAKEIGDRAGEGSTYGNLGSAYHNLGNFKQAIQYIQKHLSIAKEVGDRAGEGSANGNLGNAYLSLGNFKQAIEYYEKHLSIAKEVGDRDGEGFAYGNLGNAYPKIGDFKKAMEYCEKNLSIAKEVGNRAVEGSSYGKLGNAYFRLGNFKQAIEYYEKGLRIAREVGDRAGEGSGYGNLGNAYLRLGTVKKAIEYYKKHLSIAKEVGDRAEEGSGYGNLGSAYFRLGNIKQAIEYYEKRLSIAKEVGDRAGEGLACRNLGSAYIRLGNFKPGIEYCEKYLNISKEVGDKAGEGSAYGNLGVVHGCLGNLKQAIKYYEKHLNISKEVGDRADEGSAYGNLGNAYLNLGNFTQATEYYEKHLSIAKEVGDRVGEVSAYGNLGNAYLKLGHFKEAMEYHEHSLSIVKEIGDCLEEGIAWYRLGHDHELSGSLSNALSCYRLSIKFFDETRHSLRSEDEWKISFRDSHCASYTALWRTLLNNGEIEEALYAAEKGRAQALMDILKEQYGIDSQSFFALAPKQTLSAALELLPSQAVFVALDKDKITLWVLRKDSKISFRQNEIANGSADLLMGTILKGIGVGDGVRCENRSLDPLRSDLSCRRKSISEKTVLSSSSTVNSLQPLYDVLLAPIADLLQGDELIVVPDGPFCLAPYSALSESIRIRTVPSLTAFNVIVGAPEDFHSKTGALLVGDPWLKEVTNKKGEPILEQLPFAKQEVEMIGELLRTTPLTGKSATKAEVLKSMKSVALVHIAAHGCPKTGEIALAPNTERKSPVPKEEDFILKMSDVQTISLRARLVVLSCCHSGRGEVKSEGVVGIARAFLCAGARSVLVSLWAIDDEVTMLFMRRFYQHLLDGKSASAALQQVMKSFRESKQYCAVKHWAPFVLVGDDVMLEFPKK, translated from the exons ATGGTAGATAGAAAGTTAGAAGCTGTAGAGCAGCGAATGCTAGAGCTTGCCATTGCGATAAGTGTAGAAGACAGGTATCGTGAAGGAAGCGCTCATTTTCATCTAGGCGATACTTACCTCAACCTACCTAATTATCAACAGGCCAAAAAACATTTTGCACAAGCGTTACGTATTTTCCAAGAAACAGGCTGCAGGGGTGAGGAGGgctcagcctatggaaatctgggagtTGCCTATCgaaatctaggtaattttaaacaagccattgagtacttagaaaaacatcttagtattgctaaagaagtaggggatagggttGGAGAGGGATCAGCCACTGGAAATCTGGCAATTGCTTAtggcaatctaggtaattttaaacaagccattaagtactacgaaaaacatcttagtattgcaagaaaaataggggatagggctggggagggatcagctaCAGGAAATATGGGaattgcctatggcaatctaggtaattttaaacaagccattgagtattacgaaaaacatcttagtattgctaaagaagtagggaatagggctgtggagggatcagcctatggaaagctgggaaatgcctatcttagtctaggtaattttaaacaagccattgagtatcACGAagaacatcttagcattgctaaagaagtaggggatagggctggggagggatcagcctatggaaatctgggagtTGCCTATAGCAGTCTAGGTAATTTCAAACAAGCCATTCAGTACGTCGAAAAACATCTTTgcattgctaaagaagtaggggatagggttggggagggatcagcctatggaaatctgggagtTGCCTATCgaaatctaggtaattttaaacaagccattgagtatcACGAagaacatcttagtattgctaaagaaataGAGAATAGGGCTgtggagggatcagcctatggaaatctgggagtAGCCTATCaaaatctaggtaattttaaacaagccattgagtacttcgaaaaacatcttagtattgctaaagaaataggggatagggctggagaGGGATCAgcttatggaaatctgggaattgcctatGACAATCTAGGTAATTTCAAACAAGCCATTCAGTACATTGAAAAACACCTTagcattgctaaagaagtaggggatagggctagggagggatcagcctatggaaatctgggaaatgcctatatAAGTctcggtaattttaaacaagccattgagtactccgaaaaacatcttagtattgctaaagaagtcggtaatagggctggggagggatcagcctatggaaatctgggaattgcctatcgccatctaggtaattttaaacaagccattgaatacatcgaaaaacatcttagcattgcgaaagaagtaggggatagggctggggagggatcagcctatggaaatctgggagtTGCCTATAgcagtctaggtaattttaaacaagccattgagtactccgaaaaacatcttagtaccgcaaaagaagtaggggataagggtggggagggatcagcctatggaaatctgggatcTGCATATTTTAgcctaggtaattttaaactagCCACTGAGTACttcgaaaaagatcttagtattgctaaagaaataGGGGACAGGGCTGGAGAGGGATCAACTTATGGAAATTTGGGAAGTGCCTATCACAATCTAGGTAATTTCAAACAAGCCATTCAGTACATCCAaaaacatcttagcattgctaaagaagtaggggatagggctggggagggatcagccaatggaaatctgggaaatgcctatcttagtctgggtaactttaaacaagccattgaatactatgaaaaacatcttagtattgctaaggaagtaggggatagggatGGAGAGGGATtcgcctatggaaatctgggaaatgcctatcccAAGATaggtgattttaaaaaagccatgGAGTACTGCGAAAaaaatcttagtattgctaaagaagtagggaataGGGCTGTCGAGGGATCATCCTATGGAAAGctgggaaatgcctattttaggctaggtaattttaaacaagccattgagtactacgaaaaaggtCTTCGTATTGCTagagaagtaggggatagggctggggagggatcaggctatggaaatctgggaaatgcctatcttagacTAGGTACTGTTAaaaaagccattgagtactacaaaaaacatcttagtattgctaaagaagtaggggatagggctgagGAGGGATCGGGCTATGGAAATCTCGGAAGTGCCTATTTTCGACTAGGTAAtattaaacaagccattgagtactacgaaaaacgccttagtattgctaaagaagtaggggatcgggctggggagggattagCCTGTAGAAATCTGGGAAGTGCCTATATTAggctaggtaattttaaaccagGCATTGAGTACTGCGAAAAATATCTTAATATttctaaagaagtaggggataaggCTGgtgagggatcagcctatggaaatctagGAGTTGTCCATGGCTGTCTAGGTaatcttaaacaagccattaagtactacgaaaaacatcttaatatttctaaagaagtaggggatagagCCGacgagggatcagcctatggaaatcttggaaatgcctatcttaatctaggtaattttacaCAAGCCactgagtactacgaaaaacatcttagtattgctaaagaagtaggggatagggttGGGGAGGTATCAGCTTATGGTAATCTGGGAAATGCATATCTTAAACTGGGTCATTTTAAGGAGGCCATGGAGTACCACGAACACAGTCTTAGTATTGTCAAAGAAATTGGAGACTGTCTAGAAGAGGGAATCGCGTGGTATAGGCTAGGCCATGATCATGAATTGTCGGGTTCCTTGAGTAATGCACTTAGTTGTTATCGTTTAAGTATAAAATTTTTTGATGAGACAAGGCATAGTCTGAGGTCAGAAGATGAATGGAAAATAAGTTTTCGTGATTCTCATTGCGCGTCCTACACTGCTCTGTGGAGGACACTCTTGAATAatggagagattgaagaagctttgtatgctgctgagaaaGGTCGAGCGCAGGCTTTGATGGATATTTTGAAAGAACAATACGGCATTGACTCTCAGTCATTCTTTGCACTTGCTCCGAAGCAAACTCTATCAGCTGCATTAGAACTTTTACCTTCACAAGCCGTTTTTGTGGCACTTGACAAGGACAAGATCACATTATGGGTGCTAAGAAAAGATAGCAAGATCAGCTTTCGACAAAACGAAATCGCGAACGGAAGTGCTGACTTGTTGATGGGAACTATTTTGAAAGGGATCGGCGTGGGGGATGGTGTcagatgcgagaatcgttctTTGGATCCCCTACGCAGTGACCTGTCCTGCAGAAGAAAATCTATCAGTGAGAAAACAGTTCTATCATCTTCATCCACCGTTAACTCTTTACAAccgttgtatgatgtcttactcGCGCCAATTGCAGACTTGCTCCAGGGAGATGAGTTAATCGTCGTTcccgatggaccattttgcttggctccataTTCTGCATTGAGTGAATCTATCAGGATCCGCACCGTTCCTTCGTTGACCGCTTTCAATGTGATCGTTGGTGCACCTGAAGACTTCCACAGTAAGACTGGAGCACTGCTTGTAGGTGATCCGTGGTTGAAGGAAGTTACTAACAAGAAAGGAGAGCCCATTTTGGAACAGCTTCCTTTCGCAAAACAAGAAGTAGAAATGATTGGAGAACTTCTGCGGACAACACCATTGACTGGAAAAAGTGCCACAAAAGCTGAAGTGCTGAAAAGTATGAAGTCAGTTGCTTTAGTTCACATTGCAGCACATGGATGCCCTAAaacgggagaaattgctttagccCCAAATACCGAACGGAAATCGCCAGTTCCCAAAGAGGAagacttcattttgaaaatgtcggatgttcagacaatttctcttcgagcaagACTGGTTGTGCTGAGCTGTTGTCACAGTGGCCGGGGCGAAGTGAAATCTGAGGGAGTGGTGGGAATTGcgagggctttcctgtgtgctggagctcggtctgttttggtgtcactctgggcaattgatgacgAGGTAACGATGCTGTTCATGAGGCGCTTCTACCAGCACCTACTAGATGGGAAAAGCGCAAGTGCAGCTCTTCAACAAGTAATGAAATCTTTTCGAGAGTCAAAGCAGTATTGTGCCGTAaagcactgggcgccatttgtactggttggcgatgatgtcatGCTGGAATTTCCGAAAAAATG A